The following coding sequences are from one Aliarcobacter skirrowii CCUG 10374 window:
- a CDS encoding methyl-accepting chemotaxis protein, translating to MFKNLSTKTKLALFPAIFIIATVITAIIYSSSISFVQDRIKISSQTTLLIDELLKARITIYQFMLNPTQSGKDAIDKQWTKLIDETLTLKELFASKENKDLCDVVVKDIKDYLVGVEVLAKHSFATNKDETRAEFSETMKNMIKIVQNVEKYYNQMNSRNADIRDDAIIKLTTNLSLVAVFAIGIFIFISIMISNSIAGSLKNFKDGLLSFFNFLNRKSDDITILDASSKDEFGDMAKLINENIDIVQDTIEKDNELIDEAKKVMMRVRNGWYSQTIDKSTPNASLEEFKNELNEMIIHTKDRFEDINKVLASYSAYDYRPVLKLGDKDEVGGVLEKMINGINALQEAIVSMLKDSLENGIRLESSSKNLIQNVNILNQSSNEAAASLEETAAALEEITSTVTSNSSNVIKMSGYSNEVSNSAKKGQEMARNTAVAMDEITNQVTHINEAIAVIDQIAFQTNILSLNAAVEAATAGEAGKGFAVVAQEVRNLATRSAEAAKEIKDIVEMATSKAQEGKNISDLMIKDYEELLSNIEKSSQMINEISDASKEQQAGISQINDTVTMLDQKTQQNAIVASKTHDIANETDSISKHIVEDVLEKRFLGKDKIVEESRKNLNIEEKVILKNETKKTEKFVTNKIEATKSKDDEWESF from the coding sequence ATGTTTAAAAACTTATCAACAAAAACAAAATTAGCTTTATTTCCAGCTATTTTTATAATAGCTACAGTTATAACAGCAATTATATATAGCTCATCTATTAGTTTTGTACAAGATAGAATTAAAATATCTTCACAAACTACTCTTTTAATTGATGAACTTCTAAAAGCAAGAATCACTATATACCAATTTATGCTAAATCCAACACAAAGTGGAAAAGATGCTATAGATAAACAGTGGACAAAGCTTATTGATGAAACACTTACACTAAAAGAGCTTTTTGCATCAAAAGAGAATAAAGATTTGTGTGATGTTGTAGTAAAAGATATAAAAGATTATTTAGTAGGTGTTGAAGTTCTTGCTAAACACTCTTTTGCAACAAACAAAGATGAGACAAGAGCAGAGTTTAGCGAAACTATGAAAAATATGATTAAAATAGTTCAAAATGTTGAAAAATATTACAATCAAATGAATAGTAGAAATGCAGATATAAGAGATGATGCTATTATTAAACTTACAACAAATCTATCTTTAGTTGCAGTTTTTGCTATAGGAATTTTTATTTTTATATCTATAATGATTTCAAATAGCATAGCTGGTTCTTTAAAAAACTTCAAAGATGGACTTTTGAGCTTCTTTAATTTCTTAAATAGAAAATCAGATGATATAACAATACTTGATGCTAGTTCTAAAGATGAGTTTGGTGATATGGCTAAACTTATCAATGAAAATATAGATATAGTTCAAGATACTATAGAAAAAGATAATGAACTAATAGATGAAGCAAAAAAGGTTATGATGAGAGTGAGAAATGGTTGGTATTCTCAAACAATAGATAAATCAACTCCAAATGCTTCTCTTGAAGAGTTTAAAAATGAGTTAAACGAGATGATTATTCACACAAAAGATAGATTTGAAGATATCAATAAAGTTTTAGCCTCTTACTCTGCTTATGATTATCGACCTGTATTAAAACTTGGTGATAAAGACGAAGTAGGTGGAGTTCTTGAAAAAATGATAAATGGGATAAATGCGCTTCAAGAAGCTATTGTTTCAATGTTAAAAGATAGTTTAGAAAATGGTATAAGACTTGAAAGCTCTTCAAAAAATCTAATACAGAATGTAAATATCCTAAATCAAAGTTCAAACGAAGCTGCTGCAAGTCTTGAAGAGACAGCAGCTGCACTAGAAGAGATTACAAGCACAGTTACAAGCAATTCTAGCAATGTTATTAAGATGTCGGGCTACTCAAATGAGGTAAGTAACTCAGCTAAAAAAGGTCAAGAGATGGCAAGAAATACTGCTGTTGCTATGGATGAAATTACAAATCAAGTAACACATATAAATGAAGCAATAGCAGTAATTGACCAAATTGCTTTCCAAACAAATATTCTTTCACTAAATGCTGCTGTTGAAGCTGCAACTGCTGGAGAGGCTGGAAAAGGATTTGCTGTTGTTGCGCAAGAGGTAAGAAATCTTGCAACAAGAAGTGCAGAAGCTGCAAAAGAGATTAAAGATATTGTAGAGATGGCAACTTCAAAAGCACAAGAGGGAAAAAATATCTCTGATTTGATGATAAAAGATTACGAAGAGCTTTTATCTAATATTGAGAAATCATCACAAATGATAAATGAGATTTCAGATGCAAGTAAAGAGCAACAAGCTGGAATTTCTCAAATCAACGATACTGTTACAATGCTTGATCAAAAAACTCAACAAAATGCAATTGTAGCTTCAAAAACTCACGATATAGCAAATGAAACTGACAGTATCTCAAAACATATTGTAGAAGATGTTTTAGAAAAAAGATTTTTAGGTAAAGATAAGATAGTTGAAGAGAGTAGAAAAAATTTAAATATAGAAGAAAAAGTTATTTTAAAAAATGAAACTAAAAAAACTGAAAAGTTTGTTACAAATAAAATAGAAGCTACAAAATCAAAAGATGATGAATGGGAGAGCTTTTAA
- a CDS encoding NAD(P)/FAD-dependent oxidoreductase: MKIAIIGGGASGIIAAITAKRLNKNIEIDIFDANKSIGKKILASGNGRCNISNTSISSKNYLGENPTFVDFALKEFDFKAFEKFCKTIGLLLDIKENGKVYPLSNEAKSVTNLFSLALEELNVNMFCEHFVKKVEKLDDNFFIYANDKEFKSYDKVLISSGLAAAPQLNATEIGLEIASSFGHTFNPTYPSLVGLQTKDTYKGKLQGVKKECSVGLYINGSFEQEILGDVLFTAYGVSGFAILDISQRAVLALTQFYDVELRVNFFPKTNPNDLANQIQTLFKNLPKQKAVDILTGLISNKIAPILLEICKIDINTKADDINTKQIKSLAHQLNSWRLKVVDTQGFSHAEASGGGVRTCEVDNKTYESKIVRNLFFAGEVLDIVGNRGGYNLHFAWASGYLVGKNLANI, from the coding sequence TTGAAAATAGCGATAATAGGTGGTGGAGCTTCTGGAATAATAGCTGCAATCACAGCAAAAAGATTAAATAAAAATATAGAGATTGATATTTTTGATGCAAACAAAAGTATAGGTAAAAAAATTCTTGCAAGTGGAAATGGAAGATGCAATATCTCAAATACTTCAATTTCTTCAAAAAACTATTTAGGAGAGAATCCAACTTTTGTGGATTTTGCTTTAAAAGAGTTTGATTTTAAAGCATTTGAGAAATTTTGCAAAACTATTGGTCTTTTACTTGATATTAAAGAAAATGGTAAAGTTTATCCTCTTTCAAATGAAGCAAAATCTGTAACAAATCTTTTTTCTTTGGCTTTAGAAGAGTTAAATGTAAATATGTTTTGTGAACACTTTGTAAAAAAAGTAGAAAAACTAGATGACAATTTTTTTATTTATGCAAATGATAAAGAGTTTAAATCCTATGATAAAGTTTTAATTTCAAGTGGATTAGCTGCTGCTCCTCAACTAAATGCAACTGAAATTGGTCTTGAAATTGCATCAAGTTTTGGACACACTTTTAATCCTACATATCCAAGCCTTGTTGGACTTCAAACAAAAGATACATACAAAGGAAAACTTCAAGGAGTTAAAAAAGAGTGTAGTGTAGGATTGTATATAAATGGAAGTTTTGAACAAGAGATTTTAGGAGATGTTCTGTTTACCGCTTATGGTGTATCAGGATTTGCTATTTTAGATATATCTCAAAGAGCTGTTTTGGCTTTGACTCAATTTTATGATGTTGAACTTAGAGTTAATTTTTTTCCTAAAACAAATCCAAATGATTTGGCAAATCAAATACAAACTTTGTTTAAAAATTTACCAAAGCAAAAAGCAGTTGATATTTTAACTGGACTTATATCAAATAAAATAGCTCCAATACTTTTAGAGATTTGTAAAATTGATATAAATACAAAAGCAGATGATATAAATACAAAACAGATAAAATCACTTGCTCATCAGCTAAACTCATGGAGATTAAAAGTAGTAGATACTCAAGGATTTTCTCATGCGGAAGCAAGTGGTGGAGGAGTGCGAACTTGTGAAGTAGATAATAAAACTTATGAGAGTAAAATCGTAAGAAATCTATTTTTTGCTGGAGAGGTTTTAGATATAGTAGGAAATAGAGGTGGGTACAATCTTCACTTTGCATGGGCTAGTGGTTATTTGGTGGGGAAAAATTTGGCAAATATTTAA
- a CDS encoding cupin domain-containing protein yields the protein MIKKYNIFKKTPIDKKEEKFFEIFKNDKIKIEKIVSNGQKSPDNFWYKQEKSEYILLLSGYAILEFEDFEVELFKGDCLNIEAFKKHRVKFTSQDEPTIWFAVFY from the coding sequence TTGATAAAGAAATATAATATTTTTAAAAAGACTCCTATAGATAAAAAAGAGGAGAAATTTTTTGAAATTTTTAAAAATGATAAAATAAAAATAGAAAAAATTGTATCAAATGGACAAAAATCCCCTGATAATTTTTGGTATAAACAAGAAAAAAGTGAGTATATTTTGCTTTTGAGTGGATATGCTATTTTAGAGTTTGAAGATTTTGAAGTAGAGCTTTTTAAAGGTGATTGTTTAAATATAGAGGCTTTTAAAAAGCATAGAGTTAAATTTACAAGTCAAGATGAACCAACTATTTGGTTTGCAGTTTTTTATTAA
- a CDS encoding O-acetylhomoserine aminocarboxypropyltransferase/cysteine synthase family protein, whose product MQKDTIAIHTGYDKKSGNGEMAIPISQTTAYAFRDSEHAANLFALKELGPIYTRLNNPTNDILEQRFAQLENGAAALATSSGASAVFYSIANIAEAGDNILISDKLYGGSVTLFHFTLKRFGISVKTFKSDDASDLESLVDDKTKGIFFESLSNPQIAIPAIEKIVEVAKKHGIITICDNTVATAALFNPISWGVDVVVHSTSKYTSGNGTALGGIIVERDGLAEFFKQNSARYPHFSTPDASYHGLVYTDVPLPNFCLRARLSLLRDIGATPAPFNSWLLIQSLETLSLRVEKHSSNALKVAQFLKSHKKVKNVSYPGLKDDKYFDKAQKYFKNGLASGLISFEVESFEEAKKVIDSAKLFSVVVNIGDSKSLIVHPASTTHSQLSEEELKKAGVSPVTIRLSIGLEDTADLIEDLNQALNK is encoded by the coding sequence ATGCAAAAAGATACAATAGCAATTCACACAGGATATGATAAAAAAAGTGGAAATGGAGAGATGGCAATTCCTATTTCTCAAACAACAGCTTATGCGTTTAGAGATAGTGAACATGCGGCAAATCTGTTTGCACTAAAAGAGTTAGGACCTATTTATACAAGATTAAATAACCCTACAAACGATATTTTAGAGCAAAGATTTGCTCAACTTGAAAATGGTGCTGCTGCACTTGCTACTTCAAGTGGAGCTAGTGCAGTTTTCTACTCAATTGCAAATATAGCAGAAGCTGGAGATAATATTTTAATCTCTGATAAACTTTATGGTGGAAGTGTAACTCTGTTTCATTTCACATTAAAAAGATTTGGAATTAGTGTAAAAACTTTTAAAAGTGATGATGCTAGTGATTTAGAGAGCTTAGTTGATGATAAAACAAAAGGTATCTTCTTTGAATCATTATCAAACCCTCAAATTGCAATTCCTGCTATTGAAAAAATAGTTGAAGTAGCAAAAAAACATGGAATTATCACAATTTGTGACAATACAGTTGCAACAGCAGCACTATTTAACCCAATTTCATGGGGAGTTGATGTTGTTGTTCACTCTACAAGTAAATATACAAGTGGAAATGGTACAGCTTTAGGTGGAATTATTGTTGAAAGAGATGGTTTAGCAGAGTTTTTCAAACAAAATAGTGCAAGATATCCACACTTTTCAACTCCTGATGCTTCTTATCATGGACTTGTATATACAGATGTTCCACTTCCAAACTTTTGTTTAAGAGCTAGATTATCACTTTTAAGAGATATTGGAGCAACTCCTGCACCATTTAACTCATGGCTTTTAATTCAAAGTTTAGAGACTTTAAGTTTAAGAGTTGAAAAACACTCAAGCAATGCTTTAAAAGTTGCGCAGTTTTTAAAATCACATAAAAAAGTGAAAAATGTTTCTTATCCAGGATTAAAAGATGATAAATATTTTGATAAAGCTCAAAAATATTTTAAAAATGGACTTGCAAGTGGTTTAATATCATTTGAAGTAGAGAGTTTTGAAGAGGCTAAAAAAGTTATTGATAGTGCAAAACTATTTAGTGTTGTTGTAAATATTGGTGATAGTAAATCATTAATAGTTCATCCAGCTTCTACAACTCACTCGCAACTAAGTGAAGAGGAGCTAAAAAAAGCAGGAGTTAGTCCTGTTACAATTAGATTGTCAATTGGACTTGAAGATACAGCTGATTTAATTGAAGATTTAAATCAAGCATTAAACAAGTAG
- a CDS encoding RrF2 family transcriptional regulator, with protein MPLISTKGVYGLAAIYELSKHKDDTPMQIKDISANASIPQNYLEQLLSKLRRADLVTSIRGARGGYLLAKSSKDIKIVDILVALEDDIKIVDSKVDNPILNLLFEESKEKTKKIFDLTLADLDKYEGKYNEFLHYNI; from the coding sequence ATGCCACTGATTTCAACAAAGGGGGTGTATGGTTTGGCTGCTATTTATGAGTTAAGCAAACACAAAGATGATACTCCCATGCAAATAAAGGATATTTCAGCAAATGCCTCTATTCCTCAAAACTACTTGGAGCAGCTTTTAAGTAAGCTTAGACGAGCAGATTTAGTAACAAGTATTAGAGGTGCTAGAGGTGGTTATCTTTTGGCAAAAAGTTCAAAAGATATAAAAATAGTTGATATTTTAGTTGCTCTTGAAGATGATATTAAAATTGTGGATTCAAAAGTTGATAATCCAATTTTAAATCTTCTTTTTGAAGAGTCAAAAGAGAAAACAAAAAAGATTTTTGATTTAACTTTGGCTGATTTAGATAAGTACGAAGGTAAATATAACGAGTTTTTACATTACAACATTTAA
- the cysK gene encoding cysteine synthase A encodes MKYANNITELVGNTPLVKLQDASNVSGALVLGKCEFMNPSSSVKDRIGTNMIQDALKKGVINQDSTLIEPTSGNTGVALASVSAALGIKLILVMPASMSIERRRLLQALGAKLVLTPAEKGMKGAIEKANELNSEIKNSVILQQFQNPSNPEIHRNTTAQEILKDTDGKIDIFIAGVGTGGTLTGVGEVLKAHNPNIKIVAVEPEASPVLSGGNPGPHKIQGIGAGFVPDVLNTKIYDEVIKIANDDAIESSRELAKTEGLLVGVSSGSNALAAKIVASRPENKGKTIVTILCDTGERYLSSGLYDYIEE; translated from the coding sequence ATGAAATACGCAAATAATATAACAGAATTAGTAGGAAATACTCCATTAGTAAAACTACAAGATGCAAGCAATGTAAGTGGAGCTTTAGTTTTAGGTAAATGTGAATTTATGAATCCAAGTTCAAGTGTAAAAGATAGAATTGGAACAAATATGATTCAGGATGCTTTAAAAAAAGGTGTAATAAATCAAGACTCTACTTTAATTGAACCAACAAGTGGAAATACAGGAGTTGCACTTGCAAGTGTTAGTGCAGCTTTAGGAATAAAACTAATCCTTGTAATGCCAGCTTCAATGAGTATTGAAAGAAGAAGACTTCTTCAAGCTTTAGGTGCTAAATTAGTACTAACTCCAGCTGAAAAAGGGATGAAAGGTGCTATTGAAAAAGCAAATGAGTTAAATAGTGAGATTAAAAACTCTGTAATTTTACAACAGTTTCAAAATCCATCAAATCCAGAAATTCATAGAAATACAACAGCTCAAGAGATTTTAAAAGATACAGATGGGAAAATTGATATTTTTATAGCAGGTGTTGGAACAGGTGGAACTTTAACAGGTGTTGGTGAAGTTTTAAAAGCTCATAATCCAAATATCAAAATAGTTGCGGTTGAGCCAGAAGCAAGTCCAGTTTTAAGTGGAGGTAACCCAGGACCACATAAGATTCAAGGAATTGGAGCTGGATTTGTACCAGATGTTTTAAATACAAAGATTTATGATGAAGTTATCAAAATTGCAAATGATGATGCAATTGAAAGCTCAAGAGAGTTAGCAAAAACTGAAGGACTTTTAGTTGGAGTATCTTCAGGTTCAAATGCACTTGCTGCTAAAATTGTTGCTTCAAGACCTGAAAATAAAGGAAAAACAATAGTTACAATTCTTTGTGATACAGGAGAGAGATATTTAAGTTCAGGTTTATATGACTATATAGAAGAGTAA
- a CDS encoding DUF2061 domain-containing protein has translation MHEKPYRSVAKTISWRTVGTLDTIIISYFITGNLVMAASIGSIEVITKMILYYFHERVWNKLKFGIVKPTANDYQI, from the coding sequence ATGCATGAAAAACCTTATAGATCAGTAGCAAAAACTATCTCTTGGAGAACAGTTGGAACACTAGATACTATAATCATTTCCTATTTTATTACGGGAAATTTAGTTATGGCTGCTTCAATTGGTTCAATTGAAGTTATTACAAAAATGATTTTATACTATTTTCATGAAAGAGTTTGGAATAAACTAAAATTTGGAATAGTAAAACCAACAGCAAACGATTATCAAATTTAG
- a CDS encoding phosphoadenylyl-sulfate reductase, protein MSLDLLKELEGKIFSLNTSELIKYVLDNYKNVTFSSSLGAEDQVLTDMIFKVNKNSRVFTLDTGRLHSETYKVLDETNLKYGVKIEVFFPKFEDVENLYKVQGVNGHFESIDKRKNCCNIRKIEPLKRALKNVDIWITGLRASQSVTRTNMPIVEWDENFKVIKLNPLINWSEDDVWNYIKKNKVPYNKLHDNGFPSIGCEPCTRAIKDGEDIRAGRWWWENPEHKECGLHKK, encoded by the coding sequence ATGAGTTTAGATTTATTAAAAGAACTTGAGGGAAAAATTTTCTCTTTAAATACAAGTGAATTAATCAAGTATGTTTTAGATAATTATAAAAATGTGACTTTTAGTTCAAGTCTAGGTGCAGAAGACCAAGTTTTAACAGATATGATATTTAAAGTAAATAAAAACAGTAGAGTATTTACTCTTGATACTGGAAGATTACATAGTGAAACTTACAAAGTTTTAGATGAGACAAATTTAAAATATGGTGTAAAAATAGAGGTTTTTTTTCCAAAATTTGAAGATGTTGAAAACTTATATAAAGTTCAAGGTGTAAATGGTCACTTTGAAAGTATTGATAAGAGAAAAAATTGCTGTAATATTAGAAAAATAGAGCCTTTGAAAAGAGCTTTAAAAAATGTTGATATCTGGATTACAGGGCTTAGAGCATCTCAAAGTGTTACAAGAACCAATATGCCAATAGTTGAATGGGATGAAAATTTTAAAGTTATAAAACTAAACCCACTTATAAACTGGAGCGAAGATGATGTTTGGAATTATATAAAAAAGAATAAAGTTCCATACAATAAACTACACGATAATGGCTTTCCAAGTATTGGTTGTGAACCTTGTACAAGAGCTATTAAAGATGGCGAGGATATAAGAGCTGGAAGATGGTGGTGGGAAAACCCAGAGCATAAAGAGTGTGGGCTTCATAAGAAGTGA
- the cysD gene encoding sulfate adenylyltransferase subunit CysD encodes MLDTKQLTHLKQLEAESIHIIREVVAEFDNPVMMYSVGKDSAVMLHLALKAFAPAKLPFPLLHVDTLWKFKEMIEFRDKRAKEEGFELIVHTNPDGIEMNISPFTHGSAVHTDIMKTQGLKQALNKYKFDAVFGGARRDEEKSRAKERIYSFRDKNHRWDPKNQRPELWNIYNARVHKDESIRVFPLSNWTELDIWQYIYLEQIPIVPLYFAASRPVVLKDGVKIMVDDDRMPIEKDDVIKEEMVRFRTLGCYPLTGAVNSTATTLPEIIQEMLLTKTSERQGRVIDNDSAGSMEKKKIEGYF; translated from the coding sequence ATGTTAGATACAAAACAACTAACACATTTAAAACAACTAGAAGCTGAATCAATTCATATAATTAGAGAAGTTGTTGCAGAGTTTGATAACCCTGTTATGATGTATAGTGTTGGAAAAGATTCGGCTGTAATGCTTCATTTAGCACTAAAAGCCTTTGCTCCTGCAAAATTACCATTTCCACTTTTACATGTGGATACTTTATGGAAATTTAAAGAGATGATAGAGTTTAGAGATAAAAGAGCAAAAGAGGAAGGATTTGAACTAATAGTGCATACAAATCCAGATGGAATTGAGATGAATATTAGCCCTTTTACTCACGGAAGTGCAGTGCACACTGATATTATGAAAACTCAAGGTTTAAAACAAGCCTTAAATAAATATAAGTTTGATGCTGTTTTTGGAGGAGCTAGAAGGGATGAGGAGAAATCTAGGGCAAAAGAGAGAATCTACTCTTTTAGAGATAAAAATCACAGATGGGATCCAAAAAATCAAAGACCAGAACTTTGGAATATATATAATGCAAGAGTTCATAAAGATGAGAGTATTAGAGTTTTTCCACTTTCAAACTGGACAGAACTTGATATTTGGCAATATATCTATTTGGAGCAAATTCCAATAGTTCCATTATATTTTGCAGCTTCACGACCAGTAGTTCTTAAAGATGGTGTAAAAATCATGGTTGATGATGACAGAATGCCAATTGAAAAAGATGATGTTATAAAAGAGGAGATGGTTAGATTTAGAACTTTAGGATGTTATCCACTAACTGGAGCTGTAAATTCAACTGCTACAACACTACCTGAGATTATTCAAGAGATGCTTTTAACAAAAACGAGTGAAAGACAAGGAAGGGTAATAGATAATGATAGTGCTGGATCTATGGAGAAGAAAAAAATAGAAGGGTATTTTTAA
- the cysN gene encoding sulfate adenylyltransferase subunit CysN translates to MSILEEKIAKDIESYLKEHENKQLLRFITCGNVDDGKSTLIGRLLHDSKMIFEDQLATIKKDSKKNNTTNNEFDLSLLVDGLQSEREQGITIDVAYRYFTTDKRKFIIADTPGHEQYTRNMATGASTANLAIILIDARYGVQTQTKRHSFINKLLGINHIVIAVNKMDLMDFREDVFNKIKEDYLKFAKELGLTNNITLIPLSALNGDNVVERSDKSPWYKGATLMEHLENVEIHNDRDLTHFRFPVQYVNRPNLNFRGFCGTIASGVIKVGDEITVLPSHKSSKVKEIVTYDGNLPYAYAQQAVTITLEDEIDISRGDVIVKSDEQADEANNFDVDIVWLSEDPLIKGKQYFIKRATTTTVGTISQFYYKTDVNTLERSATNTLNLNEIARAKLDLEQIIAYDIYDKIKTMGSFIIIDRVTNNTVGAGMIRSKSSDQSKKDSSYSAFEIEFNALVRKHFPHWECKEIF, encoded by the coding sequence ATGAGTATATTAGAAGAAAAAATTGCAAAAGATATAGAGAGTTATTTAAAAGAGCATGAGAATAAACAGCTTCTTAGATTTATAACTTGTGGAAATGTTGATGATGGAAAATCTACTTTAATTGGAAGATTGCTTCATGACTCAAAGATGATTTTTGAAGATCAATTAGCAACTATAAAAAAAGATAGTAAAAAAAACAATACAACAAACAATGAGTTTGACTTATCTTTACTTGTAGATGGTTTACAAAGTGAAAGAGAGCAAGGAATTACTATTGATGTTGCTTATAGATATTTTACAACTGATAAAAGAAAATTTATTATTGCAGATACTCCAGGTCATGAGCAATATACAAGAAATATGGCAACGGGAGCTAGTACAGCAAACTTAGCAATTATTCTAATAGATGCAAGATATGGGGTTCAAACTCAAACGAAAAGGCACTCTTTTATAAATAAACTTTTAGGAATAAACCATATTGTAATTGCTGTAAACAAAATGGATCTAATGGATTTTAGAGAAGATGTTTTTAATAAAATTAAAGAGGATTATCTAAAATTTGCAAAAGAGTTAGGTCTTACAAACAACATTACATTAATTCCTCTATCTGCACTAAATGGTGATAATGTAGTTGAAAGAAGTGACAAATCACCTTGGTACAAAGGTGCTACTTTGATGGAACATTTAGAAAATGTAGAGATTCATAATGATAGAGATTTAACACACTTTAGATTTCCAGTTCAATATGTAAATAGACCAAACTTAAATTTTAGAGGATTTTGTGGAACAATTGCAAGTGGAGTTATAAAAGTTGGTGATGAGATAACAGTTTTACCTTCACATAAAAGCTCAAAAGTAAAAGAGATTGTAACTTATGATGGAAATTTGCCTTATGCATATGCGCAGCAAGCAGTTACAATTACACTTGAAGATGAGATTGATATTAGTCGTGGAGATGTGATTGTAAAAAGTGATGAACAAGCTGATGAGGCAAACAATTTTGATGTTGATATTGTATGGTTAAGTGAAGATCCACTAATAAAAGGAAAACAATATTTTATTAAAAGAGCAACAACTACAACAGTTGGAACTATTAGTCAATTTTATTATAAAACAGATGTAAACACATTGGAAAGAAGTGCAACAAATACTCTAAACTTAAATGAGATAGCAAGAGCAAAACTTGATTTAGAGCAAATAATTGCATACGATATTTATGATAAAATAAAAACAATGGGAAGCTTTATAATAATAGATAGAGTTACAAACAACACTGTTGGTGCTGGTATGATTAGATCAAAATCAAGTGATCAAAGCAAAAAAGATAGCTCTTATAGTGCTTTTGAGATTGAGTTTAATGCACTTGTGCGAAAACACTTTCCACACTGGGAGTGCAAAGAGATTTTTTAG
- a CDS encoding sulfite reductase yields the protein MSAVINIEKLKKDRLSDDIIAKLFYHIVFSEKISNEDLELFKWYGVYAKDSLQEAFSLRIPINLGELGLKELKEILKISKEFSNESLNILPCQKIEFEDIKLFNLPKIFNILKEVKLSSFFESSHSIKRVLTCPANRVDSTQIYDVEEIANKINDTFVANKNFFNLPNSLQISISGYEEGCDIGFTPDISFNATKDESGKIVFAVKILDINIGYINASKIIHTTRAIANIYKDFGPRDEKSENSFKDFIDSISLSVFVDILSSMLDFKFKSTLFINRSEIPRKPRMGINKSSQDGFSYVGCKVKNSKISSKNFEIFINSLEKSEATKIKLTHKANIIILDVPSKNAQNLVEELSSIGFEAKS from the coding sequence ATGTCTGCGGTTATAAATATTGAAAAACTAAAAAAAGATAGATTAAGCGATGATATAATCGCGAAACTGTTCTACCATATAGTTTTTTCTGAAAAGATTTCAAATGAAGATTTGGAGCTTTTTAAATGGTATGGAGTCTATGCAAAAGACTCTTTACAAGAGGCTTTTTCTTTAAGAATTCCTATAAATTTAGGAGAGTTGGGATTAAAAGAGTTAAAAGAGATTTTAAAAATCTCAAAAGAGTTTTCAAATGAGTCATTAAATATTTTGCCTTGTCAAAAAATAGAGTTTGAAGATATAAAACTTTTTAATCTTCCTAAAATTTTTAATATTTTAAAAGAGGTAAAACTATCTAGTTTTTTTGAATCAAGTCATAGTATAAAAAGAGTTTTAACATGCCCTGCAAATAGAGTTGATAGCACTCAAATATATGATGTTGAAGAGATTGCAAATAAGATAAATGATACTTTTGTAGCAAACAAAAACTTTTTTAATCTTCCAAACTCTTTACAAATATCAATTAGTGGATACGAAGAGGGTTGTGATATTGGATTTACTCCTGATATAAGTTTTAATGCAACAAAAGATGAGAGTGGTAAAATTGTATTTGCAGTTAAAATATTAGATATAAATATTGGATATATAAATGCTTCAAAAATAATACATACAACAAGAGCAATTGCGAATATTTATAAAGATTTTGGACCTAGAGATGAGAAATCAGAAAATAGTTTCAAAGATTTTATAGATAGTATCTCTTTGAGTGTATTTGTTGATATTTTAAGTTCAATGCTAGATTTTAAATTTAAAAGCACTCTTTTTATAAACAGATCAGAAATTCCAAGAAAACCTAGAATGGGAATAAACAAAAGTTCACAAGATGGTTTTTCATATGTTGGATGTAAGGTTAAAAATTCAAAAATCTCAAGTAAAAATTTTGAAATTTTTATAAACAGTTTAGAAAAGAGCGAAGCAACAAAAATAAAACTTACGCACAAAGCAAATATTATTATTCTTGATGTTCCATCAAAAAATGCCCAAAATCTAGTTGAAGAGCTATCTTCTATTGGTTTTGAAGCTAAGAGTTAA